Proteins from one Cicer arietinum cultivar CDC Frontier isolate Library 1 chromosome 3, Cicar.CDCFrontier_v2.0, whole genome shotgun sequence genomic window:
- the LOC140919769 gene encoding uncharacterized protein produces MSVAEYAAKFEELSRYYSLYVGDTGEKSKCIKFEIGLRPEIKKQVGMQEISGKGASSGDGKGHGNNYSYGGGRGNPNGRGVSNGNSVASRVTWHMNVEMLELLVLIVQNRATSAPHALTQGRLNSLETRVPKPADLNPMEESLPLVYDLIVNTPTSNYVDTPSVCVDISIHVCGRDFLVNLYLPLRLVDVILGMDWLSTNRVRVDFYSKTIEFMEQEEREKPSNISANQVKALLKEDV; encoded by the exons ATGTCAGTAGCAGAGTATGCCGCTAAGTTTGAGGAGTTATCTAGGTACTATTCACTCTATGTTGGAGACACAGGAGAAAAGTCTAAGTGCATCAAGTTTGAAATAGGACTCAGGCCAGAGATCAAGAAACAGGTTGGAATGCAAGAGATCT CTGGAAAAGGAGCTAGTAGTGGTGATGGAAAAGGGCATGGAAACAATTATAGTTATGGGGGTGGTAGAGGAAACCCTAATGGACGAGGAGTTAGTAACGGGAATA GTGTGGCAAGCAGGGTCACATGGCATATGAATGTAGAGATGCTGgaattacttgttttaattgtCCAAAACAGGGCCACATCAGCACCACATGCCCTTACCCAAGGAAGACTCAACAGCCTGGAAACCAGAGTTCCCAAGCCAGCTGACCTAAATCCAATGGAAGAGTCTTTGCCCTTAGTG TATGATTTGATTGTGAATACCCCAACTAGTAATTATGTCGACACCCCTAGTGTTTGTGTCGACATTTCTATCCATGTGTGTGGAAGGGACTTCTTAGTTAACTTGTATTTACCTTTGCGTCTAGTCGATGtgattctcggtatggattggctATCTACCAACCGTGTCCGTGTAGATTTTTATAGCAAAACCATTGAATTCATGGAGCAAGAAGAGAGGGAGAAACCTAGCAATATATCCGCCAACCAAGTGAAGGCACTCTTGAAAGAAGATGTCTAG